The Bdellovibrio sp. ArHS genome has a window encoding:
- a CDS encoding DUF6531 domain-containing protein — translation MPKFLTIVFLSQLACTSFAMVDSSTGAFTHSWIDYEGKGLDLKLKLERTYNSRSNHVGWFGHGWCSDLETNIIASETTVSAIHCGDGQETVFKKSGSLYKSSFLAAGIFRKVSSGWIRTLPDGTQESFSLSGRLQEVKKGQDYLALKYSEKGHLKEVIDSGGRHVQVITSPTGLITEINFLSKNKKGISFKETIAKYTYNGTDLISALNSWENLYSYEYDKDHNMIKAVWPEKKTVNISYNSNDWVKSVSGSGICDEQYDYKIDSINQPPKYAVSVRKLCPNDVIIERAYSYSYSLDNKRLVAAELDENGVQRTFKYDDLGNVIAVIERRPRGDITSNITRNANGHIIQISNLFETRKYAYKRGHSRDLVVEASFEDVVMGKVIQTTIYRYAYDENDRMVSVILPNNDRLFAKYNDFDRVEKIALKDLEIEVVYEHPDDVKGIRYNGKVLPLEIYDKKFSPKEISAVELYFSFVRGEKLAVPYY, via the coding sequence ATGCCGAAATTTCTAACAATTGTATTCTTATCGCAATTGGCCTGCACATCGTTTGCAATGGTTGATTCCTCAACAGGTGCTTTCACACACTCCTGGATAGACTATGAAGGTAAGGGTCTAGACCTAAAACTTAAATTAGAAAGAACATATAACAGTAGGTCAAATCATGTCGGATGGTTTGGGCACGGATGGTGTTCCGATCTAGAAACAAACATCATCGCTAGCGAAACAACCGTCTCAGCTATTCATTGCGGTGACGGCCAAGAGACGGTATTCAAAAAAAGTGGTTCACTGTATAAATCCAGTTTTTTAGCTGCCGGTATTTTCCGAAAGGTCTCTTCAGGTTGGATCAGAACTCTGCCAGATGGAACTCAAGAGAGTTTTTCCCTCTCCGGCAGGCTACAAGAGGTTAAAAAGGGGCAGGATTACTTAGCTTTAAAATATTCTGAAAAGGGTCATTTGAAAGAAGTCATCGATAGCGGTGGCCGGCACGTGCAAGTTATCACTTCTCCGACTGGCCTAATAACCGAAATCAATTTCTTAAGTAAAAATAAAAAAGGCATCTCGTTTAAAGAGACAATCGCCAAATATACTTACAACGGGACCGATTTAATTTCTGCTTTAAATTCATGGGAAAATTTGTATTCGTATGAATACGATAAAGATCACAATATGATAAAAGCCGTTTGGCCTGAAAAGAAGACAGTCAATATTTCTTATAATTCAAATGATTGGGTAAAATCTGTCAGTGGATCTGGTATCTGTGATGAACAATACGACTATAAAATCGATAGCATAAATCAACCGCCTAAATATGCGGTGAGTGTCCGAAAGCTATGTCCTAACGACGTCATTATCGAGAGAGCCTACTCTTATTCTTATTCTCTAGACAACAAAAGACTCGTGGCCGCTGAGTTGGATGAGAATGGAGTTCAACGAACCTTTAAATATGATGATTTAGGTAATGTCATTGCCGTAATTGAAAGGAGGCCTCGCGGCGATATAACTTCTAATATTACAAGGAACGCTAACGGGCACATAATTCAAATTTCTAATCTTTTTGAAACAAGAAAATACGCCTATAAACGGGGCCACAGTCGGGATTTAGTTGTCGAAGCATCTTTCGAAGATGTCGTAATGGGAAAAGTTATCCAGACCACAATATACCGATACGCCTATGATGAAAATGATCGAATGGTATCAGTTATTCTCCCCAATAACGACCGACTCTTTGCGAAGTACAATGACTTCGATCGAGTCGAGAAGATAGCGCTCAAAGATCTCGAAATAGAGGTCGTTTATGAGCACCCTGACGATGTTAAAGGAATCCGCTACAATGGCAAAGTTTTGCCTTTGGAGATCTACGACAAAAAATTCTCGCCAAAAGAAATCTCTGCCGTTGAACTATATTTTAGCTTTGTGAGAGGTGAAAAATTGGCAGTGCCTTACTACTAA